The Bacillus carboniphilus genome has a window encoding:
- a CDS encoding glycine betaine uptake BCCT transporter: protein MKAISNVFWISVAIVLAAVIFGVAAPDSFEAATSNVQTFITSAFGWYYLIIVTVIVIFCVFLIFSPVGAIKLGKPDEKPEFSKATWFAMLFSAGMGIGLVFWGAAEPLSHFMNPPLAEGGTDEAYKEAMRYTFFHWGIHAWGIYAIVALALAYFNFRKGEPGLISATLKPVLGKERMEGPLGTLVDVLAVFATVIGVATTLGFGATQINGGLSYLFGIPNNFMVQLMIVVVVTVLFMISAWSGLGKGIKILSNVNMFLAIALVVLMFVVGPTILILNIFTDSIGGYIQNIIRMSFRIAPFNEEHRSWINDWTIFYWAWWISWSPFVGIFIARVSRGRTIREFMIGVLLLPALVSFFWFAVFGTSAIEVQKLVPADLSQLATEEVLFAIFNETSWSTVLSIVAITLIGTFFITSADSATFVLGMQTTNGSLTPANSVKMTWGVAQSAVALVLLYSGGLQALQNALIAAAFPFSIIMVLMMVSMFKSLTKEKKELGLYLKPKPRKKQPEKVQ, encoded by the coding sequence ATGAAAGCTATTTCTAATGTTTTTTGGATTTCAGTTGCGATTGTTCTCGCAGCTGTCATATTTGGTGTTGCGGCACCAGACAGTTTTGAAGCTGCAACGAGTAATGTACAAACCTTTATTACGTCCGCCTTCGGATGGTATTACCTCATTATCGTGACGGTTATTGTGATTTTTTGTGTTTTTCTTATTTTCAGTCCAGTTGGGGCCATTAAGTTAGGAAAACCTGATGAAAAACCTGAGTTTTCTAAAGCTACTTGGTTTGCCATGTTATTCAGTGCTGGAATGGGGATTGGCCTTGTATTTTGGGGAGCAGCAGAACCGCTTTCTCATTTTATGAATCCTCCGTTAGCTGAGGGTGGAACAGATGAGGCGTATAAAGAAGCCATGAGGTATACCTTTTTTCACTGGGGGATTCATGCCTGGGGAATTTATGCCATTGTGGCACTCGCGCTAGCCTATTTCAATTTCAGAAAAGGAGAGCCTGGACTTATTTCCGCAACGTTAAAACCTGTATTAGGAAAGGAAAGAATGGAAGGGCCACTGGGCACACTTGTTGATGTATTAGCTGTATTTGCAACGGTGATTGGAGTTGCCACCACATTAGGTTTTGGTGCCACGCAGATTAACGGAGGGCTATCCTATTTATTTGGAATCCCTAATAATTTCATGGTTCAATTGATGATTGTGGTTGTCGTGACGGTATTATTTATGATCTCTGCTTGGTCCGGACTAGGAAAAGGAATCAAAATTTTAAGTAATGTCAACATGTTTTTAGCCATTGCTTTGGTGGTCTTAATGTTTGTAGTAGGACCGACGATTTTAATTCTTAACATCTTTACGGATTCAATCGGTGGCTATATTCAAAATATTATTCGAATGAGTTTCCGGATTGCACCTTTTAATGAGGAGCACCGTTCTTGGATTAACGATTGGACGATTTTCTATTGGGCATGGTGGATTTCATGGTCACCATTCGTCGGAATCTTTATTGCCCGTGTATCTAGAGGTAGAACAATCCGTGAATTTATGATTGGAGTTTTATTACTCCCAGCCTTAGTAAGCTTTTTCTGGTTTGCCGTCTTTGGTACATCTGCTATTGAGGTTCAGAAGCTAGTTCCTGCTGATCTCTCGCAACTGGCAACGGAAGAAGTCTTGTTTGCTATTTTTAATGAAACCTCCTGGTCTACAGTTTTATCAATTGTAGCCATTACACTAATCGGTACCTTCTTTATAACATCTGCGGATTCGGCTACATTTGTTCTGGGTATGCAAACAACGAACGGATCTTTGACACCAGCGAATTCTGTCAAGATGACATGGGGAGTTGCACAATCTGCTGTTGCATTAGTCTTATTGTACAGTGGAGGATTACAAGCGCTCCAAAATGCGCTGATTGCCGCGGCCTTTCCGTTTTCGATTATCATGGTTCTGATGATGGTATCGATGTTTAAATCGTTAACGAAAGAGAAAAAAGAACTTGGGTTGTATTTAAAACCGAAGCCTCGGAAAAAACAGCCTGAAAAAGTGCAGTAG
- a CDS encoding amidohydrolase, whose amino-acid sequence MKEQLMKMLVEREREMIEIRRYLHEHPELSFQEEETAAYIADFYKGKDVDVVTNVGNGYGIVVTIKGGKPGKTVALRADFDALPIKEELDVPFKSKNEGVMHACGHDAHTAYLLVLADCLIQLKDEIHGTVKIIHQHAEEVPPGGAKSIVEEGYLDDVDAIFGIHVLPMAPAGTVGYHSGYSFNGRAYFKLKLQASGGHGSSPHKANDAIVAGAYFVTAVQTIVSRRVNPLNAGVVTIGSFDGKGSFNVIKDSIEIEGDIRYSNNETKEVINKEIHRIVKGIEVQFGVTCELTYEPDYPPLYNDPELTSFVADTLKQVEDQDIKEVAEFPKMAPSDDFAYYLEMVPGTYFYIGCTPKGVTEPYFNHHPKFDIDEDAILVAAKAVGYVVSRYLNNEGEES is encoded by the coding sequence ATGAAAGAACAATTGATGAAAATGTTGGTAGAACGAGAACGTGAGATGATTGAAATCCGCCGTTATTTACATGAACATCCTGAACTATCTTTTCAAGAGGAAGAAACAGCAGCTTATATTGCTGATTTTTACAAAGGAAAAGATGTGGATGTCGTTACGAATGTGGGGAATGGTTATGGAATAGTTGTGACGATCAAAGGTGGCAAACCCGGTAAAACAGTCGCACTTCGGGCTGATTTTGATGCACTTCCGATTAAAGAAGAGTTGGACGTTCCTTTTAAGTCGAAAAATGAAGGGGTTATGCATGCGTGTGGACATGATGCTCATACGGCTTATCTACTTGTTTTAGCGGATTGTCTGATTCAACTAAAAGACGAAATCCATGGTACCGTAAAAATTATTCATCAACATGCCGAAGAGGTGCCACCAGGTGGGGCAAAGAGCATCGTTGAAGAAGGGTATTTGGATGATGTGGATGCTATTTTTGGTATCCATGTTTTACCGATGGCTCCAGCTGGGACCGTTGGCTATCATAGTGGATATTCCTTTAATGGCCGTGCCTATTTTAAGCTGAAGTTACAGGCAAGTGGTGGGCATGGTTCTTCTCCACATAAGGCGAACGATGCGATTGTGGCAGGTGCCTATTTTGTCACAGCGGTCCAAACGATTGTGAGTCGCAGAGTGAATCCGTTGAATGCGGGGGTTGTGACGATTGGATCCTTTGATGGTAAAGGGAGTTTTAATGTAATCAAAGATAGTATTGAAATTGAAGGAGATATTCGGTATTCCAATAACGAAACGAAGGAAGTCATTAATAAAGAAATTCACCGAATCGTGAAAGGGATTGAAGTCCAATTTGGTGTCACATGTGAACTAACGTATGAACCTGATTATCCTCCGTTGTATAATGATCCCGAATTGACTTCATTTGTAGCCGACACTTTAAAACAGGTGGAGGATCAAGATATTAAAGAAGTAGCAGAATTTCCTAAAATGGCACCATCGGATGACTTTGCGTACTATTTGGAAATGGTTCCGGGTACTTACTTTTACATTGGATGTACGCCAAAGGGAGTAACAGAACCGTATTTCAATCATCACCCTAAATTTGATATTGATGAAGATGCAATCCTTGTCGCAGCCAAAGCGGTGGGATATGTTGTTTCTCGGTATTTAAACAATGAGGGAGAGGAATCATAA